Proteins from a single region of Sesamum indicum cultivar Zhongzhi No. 13 linkage group LG5, S_indicum_v1.0, whole genome shotgun sequence:
- the LOC105162846 gene encoding uncharacterized protein LOC105162846 isoform X1 translates to MEVDKHAIDDVVTMVLDLAETDPLYEKKKKLLKDMGFDLESSVYIKSSSTPDQLKDVLDVLLRRARIVNFNEVELYFGQDTINLGNCISPKNELEALHSILEVIDKSLSGEKYTIKSIQQRLRDEIVERIDKVGRRFSEVAKIVGDSSCEKEKRLLDWGINNGVKAKLDIAYVEGAGRGAIANEDLKVGDIALEIPVSVIICEDVLHESDMFPIFEKVDGISEETMLLLWSMKEKHNNNSKFKLYFDTLPKQFDTGLSFGIDAVMALDGTLLLEEIVQAKEHLRAQYDELFPALSNHNPDVFPPELYTWEQFVWACELWYSNSMKVIFSDGKLRTCLIPIAGFLNHSICPHIMKYGRIDASTNSLKFPLSRPCHSGEQCFLSYGNFSSSHLLTFYGFIPRGDNPYDVIPLDIDVVQDEDPEVGPAASEWSSHMVRGTWLSKNHEIFHYGLPHPLLDHLRRARNSAPQSSTPTRELLETDLDVLTDLSSTFEAMLENLGDEKLDNGERTSWDVKLAIEFKNLQRRIVSSILSSCNTGCELLESELGKYTV, encoded by the exons TGTTTTAGATGTATTGCTTCGACGGGCAAGAATTGTAAACTTCAATGAG GTAGAACTTTATTTTGGTCAAGATACCATTAATCTGGGGAATTGTATTAGTCCAAAGAATGAACTGGAAGCTCTCCATTCAATACTTGAAGTCATTGATAAGTCGCTATCCGGTGAAAAGTACACAATTAAAAGTATACAGCAGAGATTACGAGATGAAATTGTTGAAAGGATTGATAAAGTTGGAAGAAGATTTAGCGAAGTGGCAAAAATAGTTGGAGACTCCAGCTGTGAAAAGGAAAAGCGTCTATTAGATTGGGGCATTAACAATGGTGTAAAGGCAAAATTGGATATAGCTT ATGTTGAAGGAGCAGGAAGAGGGGCCATAGCTAACGAGGACCTAAAAGTTGGAGATATTGCTCTGGAGATCCCTGTATCTGTCATCATATGTGAGGATGTTTTGCATGAATCTGACATG TTCcctatttttgaaaaagttgatGGGATATCTGAGGAGACAATGCTGCTGTTATGGAGCATGAAGGAGAAGCACAACAATAATTCCAAGTTCAAATTGTATTTCGATACGCTACCTAAACAATTTGACACGG GATTGAGCTTTGGGATTGATGCTGTCATGGCATTAGATGGAACCTTGCTGTTAGAGGAGATTGTGCAGGCCAAAGAG cACCTACGTGCTCAATATGATGAGTTATTTCCTGCGTTGTCCAATCATAATCCCGATGTATTTCCACCAGAATTATATACGTGGGAGCAATTCGTATGGGCTTGTGAGCTCTGGTACTCAAATAGCATGAAGGTTATCTTCAGTGATGGAAAGCTAAGGACCTGCTTAATTCCAATTGCTGGCTTTCTCAATCACTCG ATATGCCCGCACATAATGAAATATGGCCGAATAGACGCATCTACAAATTCTTTAAAGTTTCCGTTATCAAGACCCTGCCATTCAGGGGAACAATGCTTTCTTAGTTACGGAAACTTCTCCAGTTCTCATCTATTAACTTTTTATGGCTTCATACCACGAGGCGACAATCCCTATGATGTTATTCCACTTG ATATTGATGTTGTTCAGGATGAAGATCCGGAAGTTGGACCAGCTGCATCTGAATGGAGCTCTCACATGGTTCGTGGTACATGGCTCTCCAAGaaccatgaaatttttcattatggATTGCCACACCCGTTGCTGGATCATCTCCGTAGAGCTCGAAATTCAGCTCCGCAGTCAAGTACCCCT ACACGGGAACTCTTGGAAACTGACCTCGATGTACTTACAGACCTAAGTTCAACTTTTGAAGCAATGTTGGAGAACCTCGGTGATGAAAAACTAGACAATGG GGAACGGACCAGCTGGGATGTTAAGCTTGCAATAGAGTTCAAGAATTTGCAAAGGAGGATCGTCTCCTCAATCTTAAGTTCATGCAACACTGGCTGTGAGTTGCTAGAATCTGAATTAGGCAAATACACAGTTTAG
- the LOC105162846 gene encoding uncharacterized protein LOC105162846 isoform X2, whose translation MEVDKKLLKDMGFDLESSVYIKSSSTPDQLKDVLDVLLRRARIVNFNEVELYFGQDTINLGNCISPKNELEALHSILEVIDKSLSGEKYTIKSIQQRLRDEIVERIDKVGRRFSEVAKIVGDSSCEKEKRLLDWGINNGVKAKLDIAYVEGAGRGAIANEDLKVGDIALEIPVSVIICEDVLHESDMFPIFEKVDGISEETMLLLWSMKEKHNNNSKFKLYFDTLPKQFDTGLSFGIDAVMALDGTLLLEEIVQAKEHLRAQYDELFPALSNHNPDVFPPELYTWEQFVWACELWYSNSMKVIFSDGKLRTCLIPIAGFLNHSICPHIMKYGRIDASTNSLKFPLSRPCHSGEQCFLSYGNFSSSHLLTFYGFIPRGDNPYDVIPLDIDVVQDEDPEVGPAASEWSSHMVRGTWLSKNHEIFHYGLPHPLLDHLRRARNSAPQSSTPTRELLETDLDVLTDLSSTFEAMLENLGDEKLDNGERTSWDVKLAIEFKNLQRRIVSSILSSCNTGCELLESELGKYTV comes from the exons TGTTTTAGATGTATTGCTTCGACGGGCAAGAATTGTAAACTTCAATGAG GTAGAACTTTATTTTGGTCAAGATACCATTAATCTGGGGAATTGTATTAGTCCAAAGAATGAACTGGAAGCTCTCCATTCAATACTTGAAGTCATTGATAAGTCGCTATCCGGTGAAAAGTACACAATTAAAAGTATACAGCAGAGATTACGAGATGAAATTGTTGAAAGGATTGATAAAGTTGGAAGAAGATTTAGCGAAGTGGCAAAAATAGTTGGAGACTCCAGCTGTGAAAAGGAAAAGCGTCTATTAGATTGGGGCATTAACAATGGTGTAAAGGCAAAATTGGATATAGCTT ATGTTGAAGGAGCAGGAAGAGGGGCCATAGCTAACGAGGACCTAAAAGTTGGAGATATTGCTCTGGAGATCCCTGTATCTGTCATCATATGTGAGGATGTTTTGCATGAATCTGACATG TTCcctatttttgaaaaagttgatGGGATATCTGAGGAGACAATGCTGCTGTTATGGAGCATGAAGGAGAAGCACAACAATAATTCCAAGTTCAAATTGTATTTCGATACGCTACCTAAACAATTTGACACGG GATTGAGCTTTGGGATTGATGCTGTCATGGCATTAGATGGAACCTTGCTGTTAGAGGAGATTGTGCAGGCCAAAGAG cACCTACGTGCTCAATATGATGAGTTATTTCCTGCGTTGTCCAATCATAATCCCGATGTATTTCCACCAGAATTATATACGTGGGAGCAATTCGTATGGGCTTGTGAGCTCTGGTACTCAAATAGCATGAAGGTTATCTTCAGTGATGGAAAGCTAAGGACCTGCTTAATTCCAATTGCTGGCTTTCTCAATCACTCG ATATGCCCGCACATAATGAAATATGGCCGAATAGACGCATCTACAAATTCTTTAAAGTTTCCGTTATCAAGACCCTGCCATTCAGGGGAACAATGCTTTCTTAGTTACGGAAACTTCTCCAGTTCTCATCTATTAACTTTTTATGGCTTCATACCACGAGGCGACAATCCCTATGATGTTATTCCACTTG ATATTGATGTTGTTCAGGATGAAGATCCGGAAGTTGGACCAGCTGCATCTGAATGGAGCTCTCACATGGTTCGTGGTACATGGCTCTCCAAGaaccatgaaatttttcattatggATTGCCACACCCGTTGCTGGATCATCTCCGTAGAGCTCGAAATTCAGCTCCGCAGTCAAGTACCCCT ACACGGGAACTCTTGGAAACTGACCTCGATGTACTTACAGACCTAAGTTCAACTTTTGAAGCAATGTTGGAGAACCTCGGTGATGAAAAACTAGACAATGG GGAACGGACCAGCTGGGATGTTAAGCTTGCAATAGAGTTCAAGAATTTGCAAAGGAGGATCGTCTCCTCAATCTTAAGTTCATGCAACACTGGCTGTGAGTTGCTAGAATCTGAATTAGGCAAATACACAGTTTAG